A region from the Paenibacillus humicola genome encodes:
- a CDS encoding SDR family NAD(P)-dependent oxidoreductase: MGMLSGRTAIISGAGTGLGRAAAVVFAGEGAVVALVGRRRTKLEETAAMIAQHGMGSALVVPADVSDERQVGLAVETVMAATGRIDILVNNAAVFEPGRVAEMTEAEWTLQLAVNLTGPFLLTKAVIPAMRKARYGRIVNITSGLAGNGAGGYAAYSASKAGLESLTRTVADEESGSGIIANLFNPGTIRSEMHATGKDPRLVAPDLLKLAAVPPGGPSGTLVSH; this comes from the coding sequence ATGGGTATGCTGAGCGGCAGAACGGCGATCATCAGCGGCGCGGGAACGGGGCTCGGACGGGCGGCGGCGGTCGTTTTCGCCGGAGAAGGGGCGGTTGTCGCCCTGGTCGGAAGGCGCAGAACGAAGCTGGAAGAAACGGCGGCGATGATCGCGCAGCACGGAATGGGGAGCGCGCTCGTCGTTCCGGCCGACGTGTCCGACGAGAGGCAGGTCGGGCTCGCGGTGGAAACGGTTATGGCGGCAACCGGAAGGATCGATATTCTGGTGAATAACGCCGCCGTGTTCGAGCCGGGACGAGTGGCGGAAATGACGGAAGCGGAATGGACGTTACAGCTGGCCGTCAATCTGACGGGCCCGTTTTTGCTGACGAAGGCAGTGATCCCGGCCATGCGGAAGGCGCGTTACGGCCGCATCGTCAACATTACGTCCGGCCTTGCCGGGAACGGCGCTGGCGGCTATGCGGCATACAGCGCCAGCAAAGCCGGACTCGAATCGCTCACTCGCACCGTCGCCGACGAAGAAAGCGGCAGCGGCATTATCGCCAATCTGTTTAATCCCGGCACGATCCGCTCGGAAATGCATGCGACGGGCAAGGATCCGCGGCTGGTTGCCCCGGATCTGCTGAAGCTGGCGGCGGTGCCGCCCGGCGGGCCGAGCGGCACGCTCGTTTCGCACTAG